The proteins below are encoded in one region of Roseovarius bejariae:
- a CDS encoding helicase HerA-like domain-containing protein translates to MFRSRKTRDRGSGVENHVFVGGGGPEYGVKQGLSLEYANRHGLIAGATGTGKTVTLQILAEGFSKAGVPVFLSDVKGDLSGLAASGSETFKLHDAFMKRAGTIGFDDYSYESFPVTFWDLFGEQGHPVRTTVAEMGPLLLSRLMNLSEAQEGVLNIAFRVADEQGMPLLDLKDLQSLLVWVGENEDELSLRYGNVSSRSVGTIQRELLVLENQGATQFFGEPALELSDIMQCTPEGQGRISILSSDRLMQSPRLYATFLLWLLSELFENLPEVGDPDKPRLVFFFDEAHLLFDDAPDALLDKVEQVARLIRSKGVGVYFITQNPDDVPEDILGQLGNRVQHALRAFTARDRKALKRAAETYRPNPRFEVVDAIRDVGVGEAVTSMLEDDGVPGVVERTLIRPPSSKLGPISRSEREQVIAASPVAGKYENVLDRRSAHEILASRAEEAAREAEEAELAAEKETAAMREFNAARRYSGKGVSRSTSKRKNEGGIVAGIGEALTRAVVKELKGTTGRRIVRGILGGLFKGR, encoded by the coding sequence ATGTTCAGATCAAGGAAAACTCGGGACAGGGGGTCAGGCGTGGAAAATCATGTGTTTGTTGGCGGAGGCGGCCCAGAATATGGGGTGAAGCAAGGTTTGTCATTGGAGTATGCCAACCGCCATGGCCTGATTGCCGGGGCCACCGGGACAGGGAAAACCGTGACGCTGCAAATCCTTGCCGAGGGCTTTTCCAAGGCCGGCGTTCCGGTGTTTTTGTCCGATGTAAAAGGCGATTTGTCTGGCCTTGCGGCCTCTGGAAGCGAAACCTTCAAATTGCATGATGCCTTCATGAAGCGCGCGGGCACCATCGGATTCGATGACTACAGCTATGAGTCCTTCCCGGTCACCTTTTGGGACCTTTTCGGGGAACAGGGGCATCCGGTCCGCACCACGGTGGCCGAAATGGGGCCGCTTCTGCTGTCGCGCCTGATGAACCTGAGCGAGGCACAGGAAGGCGTGCTCAATATTGCCTTCCGCGTGGCCGATGAGCAGGGCATGCCGCTGCTTGACCTCAAAGACCTGCAATCATTGCTCGTCTGGGTGGGCGAAAACGAAGATGAGCTTTCATTGCGCTATGGGAACGTCTCGTCACGTTCGGTCGGCACCATTCAACGCGAACTTCTGGTCCTCGAAAACCAGGGCGCGACGCAGTTCTTCGGGGAACCGGCGCTTGAACTGTCGGATATCATGCAATGCACGCCCGAAGGGCAGGGGCGTATCAGTATCCTGAGCTCCGATCGCCTCATGCAGTCGCCGCGCCTATATGCCACTTTTCTGCTTTGGCTTCTCAGTGAGCTTTTCGAAAACCTCCCCGAGGTCGGGGATCCGGACAAGCCGAGGCTGGTCTTCTTCTTCGACGAGGCGCACCTGCTGTTCGATGATGCGCCTGATGCCTTGCTGGACAAGGTTGAACAGGTCGCGCGCCTGATCCGTTCGAAAGGGGTCGGCGTTTATTTCATCACGCAAAATCCCGACGACGTGCCCGAAGATATTCTGGGTCAACTGGGCAACAGGGTGCAGCACGCCCTGCGCGCCTTTACGGCCCGTGACCGCAAGGCGCTCAAGCGCGCCGCTGAAACCTACCGACCCAACCCACGCTTCGAGGTTGTCGATGCGATTCGTGATGTCGGCGTGGGTGAGGCGGTGACCTCGATGCTCGAAGACGATGGCGTTCCGGGGGTCGTTGAACGGACCCTCATTCGCCCGCCGTCTTCAAAACTGGGCCCGATTTCACGGTCAGAGCGTGAACAGGTGATTGCCGCATCCCCTGTGGCCGGAAAATACGAGAATGTGCTTGATCGCCGTTCGGCCCACGAAATCCTTGCCTCCCGTGCCGAAGAAGCCGCCCGCGAGGCCGAAGAGGCCGAGCTTGCCGCCGAAAAGGAAACCGCGGCCATGCGCGAATTCAACGCCGCCCGCCGCTATTCGGGCAAAGGCGTTAGCCGCTCGACCAGCAAGCGCAAGAACGAGGGCGGTATCGTCGCCGGGATCGGTGAGGCGTTGACGCGTGCCGTGGTCAAGGAACTCAAGGGCACGACGGGGCGTCGCATCGTACGCGGCATATTGGGGGGCCTTTTCAAGGGGCGCTGA
- the katG gene encoding catalase/peroxidase HPI, whose protein sequence is MDGNDVKTSGKCPVMHGGITSHETSNMEWWPNSLNLEILHQHDTKTNPMGPDFNYRKELDKLDVEALKKDMTALMTDSQDWWPADWGHYGGLMVRMAWHAAGSYRLADGRGGAGTGNQRFAPLNSWPDNASLDKARRLLWPIKKKYGNKVSWADLFILAGNIAYESMGLKTFGFGFGREDIWAPEIDTYWGAEKEWLAPSDERYSNVEKPATMENPLAAVQMGLIYVNPEGVNGQPDPLKTAEQVRETFARMAMNDEETAALTVGGHTVGKCHGNGDAEALGPEPEAAGIEAQGFGWDNPNMGGKASNAITSGIEGAWTTDPTKFDNGYLKLLFGYEWELKKSPAGANQWEPVDIKEEDKPVDATDPSVRHNPIMTDADMAMKMDPAYRAICEKFMEDDDYFRDAFARAWFKLTHRDMGPKARYVGPDVPDEDLIWQDPIPAGNTDYDVAAVKAKIADGGLSLSEMVATAWDSARTFRGSDMRGGANGARIRLAPQKDWEGNEPARLQKVLGVLEPIAADTGASIADVIVLAGNVGIEQAAKAAGVDIEVPFAPGRGDATDEMTDADSFDVLEPLADGFRNWQKKDYVVSPEEMMLDRAQLMGLTAHEMTVLVGGMRVMGTNHGGTAHGVFTDNVGALTNDFFVNLTDMGNRWQPVGDNAYEIRDRASDAVKWTATRADLVFGSNSILRAYAEVYAQDDNKEKFVKDFVAAWTKVMNADRFDLEA, encoded by the coding sequence ATGGACGGAAATGATGTGAAAACGTCTGGGAAATGCCCTGTGATGCATGGCGGCATTACCTCTCACGAGACCTCGAACATGGAGTGGTGGCCGAACTCGCTCAATCTCGAAATCCTGCATCAGCACGACACCAAGACCAACCCGATGGGGCCGGATTTCAACTACCGTAAGGAGTTGGATAAGCTCGACGTCGAGGCGCTCAAGAAAGACATGACCGCCCTGATGACCGACAGTCAGGATTGGTGGCCCGCGGACTGGGGGCACTATGGTGGCCTGATGGTGCGCATGGCGTGGCACGCCGCTGGCTCCTATCGCCTGGCCGATGGCCGTGGCGGGGCAGGGACCGGCAATCAACGCTTTGCGCCGCTGAATTCCTGGCCCGATAACGCCAGCCTCGACAAGGCCCGCCGCCTGCTTTGGCCGATCAAGAAGAAATACGGCAACAAGGTCTCCTGGGCCGATCTTTTCATCCTCGCAGGCAACATCGCATATGAATCCATGGGCTTGAAAACCTTTGGTTTCGGCTTTGGCCGCGAAGATATCTGGGCGCCCGAAATCGACACCTACTGGGGTGCTGAAAAAGAATGGCTCGCCCCCTCCGACGAGCGCTATAGCAACGTCGAGAAACCAGCGACCATGGAAAATCCGCTGGCCGCCGTGCAAATGGGCCTGATCTACGTGAATCCCGAAGGGGTGAACGGTCAACCGGACCCGCTCAAAACTGCCGAGCAGGTGCGCGAAACCTTCGCGCGTATGGCGATGAACGACGAGGAAACCGCAGCCCTCACCGTGGGTGGTCACACCGTCGGCAAATGCCACGGCAACGGCGACGCCGAGGCGCTTGGCCCGGAACCCGAAGCCGCCGGTATCGAGGCGCAGGGCTTTGGCTGGGACAACCCCAACATGGGCGGCAAGGCATCGAACGCGATCACCTCGGGCATCGAAGGCGCTTGGACGACCGATCCGACGAAGTTCGACAACGGCTACCTCAAGCTGCTTTTCGGCTATGAGTGGGAGTTGAAGAAATCCCCCGCCGGTGCCAACCAGTGGGAGCCGGTCGACATCAAGGAAGAAGACAAGCCCGTCGATGCCACCGATCCGTCGGTGCGCCATAACCCGATCATGACCGATGCGGACATGGCGATGAAGATGGACCCGGCCTATCGCGCCATCTGTGAAAAATTCATGGAGGATGACGATTACTTCCGCGATGCCTTCGCCCGCGCATGGTTCAAACTGACCCACCGCGATATGGGCCCGAAGGCCCGTTATGTCGGCCCCGACGTGCCAGACGAAGACCTGATCTGGCAAGACCCGATCCCGGCAGGCAACACCGACTACGACGTCGCCGCCGTGAAAGCGAAAATCGCGGATGGCGGTCTGTCGCTCTCGGAAATGGTCGCAACCGCTTGGGACAGCGCCCGCACCTTCCGCGGTTCGGACATGCGCGGCGGGGCCAATGGTGCCCGCATCCGCCTTGCCCCGCAAAAGGACTGGGAAGGCAATGAACCTGCCCGCCTGCAAAAGGTTCTGGGCGTGCTTGAACCCATCGCGGCGGACACCGGGGCCAGCATTGCCGACGTGATCGTTCTGGCCGGTAACGTCGGTATCGAGCAGGCCGCCAAGGCCGCCGGTGTCGACATCGAGGTGCCTTTCGCGCCGGGCCGTGGCGATGCCACCGACGAGATGACCGACGCCGACAGCTTCGACGTTCTCGAACCGCTGGCCGATGGCTTCCGCAACTGGCAGAAGAAAGACTATGTGGTCAGCCCCGAGGAAATGATGCTCGACCGGGCGCAACTCATGGGCCTGACGGCACATGAAATGACGGTTCTGGTCGGTGGTATGCGTGTCATGGGCACGAACCACGGTGGCACCGCGCACGGGGTCTTCACCGACAACGTGGGTGCCCTGACCAACGATTTCTTCGTCAACTTGACCGATATGGGCAACCGCTGGCAGCCCGTGGGCGACAACGCCTATGAAATCCGCGACCGGGCCAGTGATGCAGTCAAATGGACGGCCACGCGCGCCGATCTGGTGTTCGGCTCCAACTCCATCCTGCGGGCCTATGCCGAGGTTTACGCGCAGGACGACAACAAGGAGAAATTCGTCAAGGATTTCGTTGCCGCCTGGACCAAGGTGATGAACGCGGACCGTTTCGACCTCGAAGCGTGA
- a CDS encoding LysR substrate-binding domain-containing protein has protein sequence MDNFSLRQLRYFTALAQHGHFGRAAEACAISQPALSVQIRELEAAVGQVLFERGARQVRLTRFGEEFAGRVRDILRSVDELSEMARVARTGLSGSLRLGVIPTIAPYLLPGVIGRLTEAYPDLDLHVRESITPRLLEELTDGRLDAAIVALPVSEPSLTEVPLFDESLLLVRPEAERDTPVPRPETLQEMRLLLLEEGHCFRDQALSFCHLAQAREREGLDGSSLSTLVQMVGAGLGVTLIPEMAVPVETRSANVSLARFDDPQPGRTVGMVWRKSSPLSEDLMALSEVVSAAA, from the coding sequence ATGGATAATTTCTCATTGAGACAATTACGTTATTTCACTGCCCTCGCACAACATGGCCATTTTGGGCGTGCCGCCGAGGCTTGTGCAATCTCGCAACCGGCCTTGTCGGTGCAAATCCGCGAGCTGGAAGCTGCGGTTGGACAGGTTTTGTTCGAACGCGGTGCGCGACAGGTCCGCCTGACCCGGTTCGGAGAAGAGTTCGCAGGCCGGGTGCGCGACATTCTGAGATCGGTCGACGAGTTGTCCGAAATGGCGCGGGTGGCGCGTACAGGGTTGTCAGGGTCGCTACGCTTGGGGGTCATCCCGACGATTGCGCCTTATCTGCTGCCGGGTGTCATTGGGCGGTTGACCGAGGCCTACCCCGATCTGGACCTGCATGTGCGCGAAAGCATCACGCCCCGATTGCTGGAAGAACTGACCGACGGGCGTCTGGATGCGGCGATTGTCGCCTTGCCCGTCTCGGAACCTTCGCTGACCGAAGTGCCACTGTTTGACGAAAGCCTGTTATTGGTGCGCCCAGAGGCCGAGCGTGACACCCCGGTGCCACGCCCCGAAACCTTGCAGGAGATGCGGCTTTTACTGCTGGAAGAAGGCCATTGTTTTCGCGACCAGGCCCTATCCTTTTGCCATCTGGCACAGGCGCGGGAGCGCGAAGGTCTGGATGGCAGTTCCTTGTCGACCTTGGTGCAGATGGTTGGTGCCGGACTTGGCGTGACCTTGATCCCGGAAATGGCCGTGCCGGTCGAGACACGGTCGGCCAATGTCAGCCTTGCGCGGTTTGACGATCCGCAACCGGGGCGGACGGTGGGCATGGTCTGGCGAAAATCCAGCCCGCTTTCTGAAGATCTTATGGCATTGTCCGAGGTTGTGAGCGCTGCGGCCTGA
- a CDS encoding invasion associated locus B family protein, translated as MPRLLSTLPLVALLTIGTALTAQEENADQAETTQTTDVTEDAPATADAAQGEELDMGQDVQENGTYIKEEHGDWQMKCFRSEAEEDPCQMYQLLREDAGNPVAEFSLFRLPEGAQAVAGATIVVPLGTLLSEELKISVDGGKAKTYPFRFCSMVGCFAQVGLTQADINAFKAGAAANLQIVPAQAPDQTVNIKASLTGFTDAYDNVSVAQN; from the coding sequence ATGCCCAGACTTCTTTCGACTTTGCCGCTTGTTGCTCTGCTGACGATTGGCACCGCCCTGACCGCACAGGAAGAAAACGCGGATCAAGCCGAGACAACTCAGACGACAGACGTGACAGAGGACGCACCGGCGACCGCAGACGCCGCTCAGGGAGAAGAACTTGATATGGGGCAAGACGTTCAGGAGAACGGCACCTATATCAAGGAAGAACACGGTGATTGGCAGATGAAATGCTTCCGCAGTGAAGCCGAGGAAGACCCCTGCCAGATGTACCAGTTGCTCCGCGAGGATGCTGGCAACCCTGTGGCTGAATTCAGCCTGTTCCGCCTGCCAGAAGGGGCGCAAGCCGTGGCCGGGGCGACCATCGTTGTACCGCTGGGTACCCTGCTGTCAGAAGAGCTGAAGATCTCGGTCGATGGCGGCAAGGCCAAGACCTATCCTTTCCGGTTCTGCTCGATGGTGGGCTGTTTCGCGCAGGTCGGCCTGACGCAGGCCGACATCAACGCCTTCAAGGCGGGGGCCGCCGCCAACCTTCAGATCGTCCCGGCACAAGCCCCTGACCAGACGGTGAATATCAAGGCCTCCTTGACGGGCTTCACTGACGCCTACGACAATGTGTCGGTTGCACAGAACTGA
- a CDS encoding polyprenyl synthetase family protein: MKYDLAGRPLDQADDLKLRPFDESLKRAQNLMSDAKQDALGEGDNDLTQAMRYALSGGKALRAFLVLESARMNRISAGTALRPALAIECIHAYSLVHDDLPCMDDDDLRRGQPTVHRKWNEHTAVLAGDALQTLAFELICETRETPPQVQIALIRSLAIAAGHRGMVGGQMMDIEAETSDAPYSLEQIKQVQHGKTGALIRWSARAGAVLAEADDAHWQALDTYGECLGLAFQIWDDVLDIEGDAKEMGKAVGKDENRGKATFVSHMGLDGAKEYAAELVHKACTALDIYEEQGDCLREAARFVISRRV, from the coding sequence ATGAAATATGACCTTGCGGGGCGGCCCCTCGACCAAGCCGACGACCTGAAATTGCGCCCCTTCGACGAGTCCCTGAAGCGGGCGCAAAACCTGATGTCCGACGCGAAACAGGATGCCTTGGGCGAAGGCGACAACGACCTGACGCAAGCCATGCGATATGCGCTGTCCGGCGGAAAAGCCCTGCGTGCCTTTCTGGTGCTCGAATCGGCGCGCATGAATCGCATCTCCGCCGGCACGGCCCTTCGGCCCGCTCTCGCCATCGAGTGCATCCACGCCTACTCTCTGGTCCACGATGATCTGCCCTGCATGGATGATGACGATCTGCGCCGCGGGCAACCGACCGTACACCGCAAGTGGAACGAGCACACCGCCGTTCTGGCCGGGGACGCCTTGCAAACCCTGGCCTTCGAATTGATTTGCGAAACAAGGGAGACACCCCCGCAGGTGCAGATCGCGCTGATCCGCTCGCTTGCGATTGCCGCCGGACATCGCGGAATGGTTGGAGGGCAAATGATGGACATCGAGGCGGAAACCTCTGATGCGCCCTACAGCCTAGAGCAGATCAAACAGGTTCAGCACGGCAAGACCGGGGCCTTGATCCGTTGGTCGGCCCGCGCGGGCGCGGTCTTGGCTGAAGCGGATGACGCGCATTGGCAGGCGCTTGATACCTATGGCGAGTGTCTTGGACTGGCCTTTCAGATCTGGGACGATGTGCTGGACATCGAGGGCGACGCCAAGGAAATGGGCAAGGCCGTCGGCAAGGACGAAAACCGTGGCAAGGCCACCTTCGTCAGCCACATGGGCCTTGATGGGGCCAAGGAATATGCTGCGGAACTCGTGCACAAAGCCTGCACAGCCCTAGATATATACGAAGAGCAGGGCGACTGCTTGCGCGAGGCCGCCCGCTTCGTTATCTCGCGCCGTGTGTAA
- a CDS encoding exodeoxyribonuclease VII small subunit: MSDTPVSEMSFEAAMQELEQVVGKLERGDVALEESITLYERGAELKKRCEAKLKEAEEKVAAITLDSEGTPNGTTPVDAG, encoded by the coding sequence ATGTCTGACACCCCCGTTTCCGAAATGTCGTTCGAGGCGGCCATGCAAGAACTGGAACAGGTCGTGGGCAAGCTGGAACGCGGCGATGTGGCGCTTGAGGAATCGATCACGCTTTACGAGCGTGGCGCGGAACTCAAGAAACGCTGCGAGGCCAAGCTGAAAGAGGCCGAGGAAAAGGTCGCCGCCATCACGCTTGATAGCGAAGGCACGCCCAATGGCACCACGCCGGTCGATGCCGGCTGA
- a CDS encoding beta-ketoacyl-[acyl-carrier-protein] synthase family protein, which translates to MKRVVITGAGTINSLGQTVPETFEAMREGRCGIGELEFRDVDRLSIKIGGQVKGYDPEVRFNRQQLALYDRFTQFTLIAAREAIGQSGLEFSGELAARAGVILGNSGGGMTTLDDNYRTVYEDGKNRVHPFVVPKLMNNAAASHVSMEFNLKGPSFTVATACASSNHAMAQAFQMVHGGLTPVMVTGGSESMLCFGGVKAWEGLRVMSKDGCRPFSANRNGMVQGEGAGVFVFEEYEHARARGAEILAEVAGYAMSSDASDIVMPSKQGAARAIRGALQDARMDLSEVGYINAHGTGTAANDKTESAAVADVFGAHADNLMISSTKSMHGHLIGGTGAVELLACIMALRDGVIAPTINYDEPDPECALDVVPNEAREAKVDVALSNAFAFGGLNAVLALRRFS; encoded by the coding sequence GTGAAACGTGTTGTCATAACCGGGGCAGGGACGATCAATTCCCTCGGTCAGACCGTGCCAGAAACCTTTGAGGCGATGCGCGAGGGCCGGTGCGGGATAGGCGAGCTGGAGTTTCGCGATGTTGACCGGCTGTCCATCAAGATCGGTGGTCAAGTCAAGGGATATGACCCCGAGGTGCGGTTCAATCGTCAGCAACTGGCGCTTTACGATCGTTTTACACAATTCACACTGATCGCCGCGCGCGAGGCGATTGGCCAATCGGGCCTTGAGTTTTCGGGTGAACTGGCCGCCCGCGCGGGTGTCATACTTGGCAATTCGGGCGGCGGTATGACGACGCTAGATGACAATTACCGCACGGTCTACGAAGACGGCAAGAACCGCGTGCATCCTTTCGTCGTGCCGAAACTGATGAACAATGCCGCGGCCAGCCATGTCTCGATGGAATTCAACCTCAAGGGGCCCAGCTTTACGGTCGCGACCGCCTGTGCCAGTTCCAACCACGCGATGGCGCAAGCCTTCCAGATGGTGCATGGCGGGCTGACGCCGGTCATGGTGACCGGCGGGTCCGAGTCGATGTTGTGCTTCGGGGGCGTGAAGGCCTGGGAGGGGTTGCGCGTCATGTCCAAGGACGGATGCCGCCCATTCTCGGCCAACCGCAACGGCATGGTACAGGGCGAGGGGGCCGGTGTTTTCGTATTCGAAGAATATGAGCACGCCCGCGCACGCGGGGCCGAGATATTGGCCGAGGTTGCGGGTTATGCAATGTCCTCGGATGCCTCGGATATCGTCATGCCGTCCAAGCAGGGGGCGGCCCGGGCCATTCGCGGTGCACTACAGGATGCCCGGATGGACCTGTCCGAAGTGGGCTACATCAATGCCCATGGCACCGGCACCGCCGCCAATGACAAGACCGAAAGCGCCGCCGTGGCGGATGTTTTCGGCGCCCATGCCGACAACCTCATGATCTCGTCGACCAAGTCGATGCACGGTCACTTGATTGGAGGCACCGGCGCGGTCGAACTTCTGGCCTGTATCATGGCCCTCCGCGACGGGGTGATCGCACCGACGATCAACTATGACGAACCTGACCCCGAATGTGCGCTGGACGTGGTGCCGAACGAGGCACGCGAAGCAAAGGTCGACGTGGCCTTGTCCAACGCTTTTGCCTTTGGTGGGCTAAACGCCGTTCTTGCCCTGCGTCGGTTCAGCTAG
- the dxs gene encoding 1-deoxy-D-xylulose-5-phosphate synthase, with product MSQPPLTPNPESPLLDRVQSPADLKGFSDAELTQLAHELRADTIAAVSETGGHLGAGLGVVELTVALHAVFDAPRDKIIWDVSHQCYPHKILTGRRDRMRTLRQKGGLSGFTKRSESPYDPFGAAHSSTSISAALGFAVARDLGGACDTGHGDAIAVIGDGAMSAGMAFEALNNAGHLGKRLIVILNDNEMSIAPPVGALSSYLSRLYAGEPFQEFKAAAKGAVSLLPPPFQEGAKRAKEMLKGMTVGGTLFEELGFSYVGPIDGHDMDQLLPVLRTVRQRANGPILIHVCTKKGKGYAPAETRSDGGHATAKFDVATGEQKKAPSNAPSYTKVFAEALLQEAAQDDKICAITAAMPDGTGLDLFENRYPSRCFDVGIAEQHAVTFSAGLAAGGMKPFCALYSTFLQRGYDQVVHDVAIQRLPVRFAIDRAGLVGADGATHAGSYDVAFLANLPGFTVMAAADEAELKHMVATAVAHTDGPIAFRYPRGEGEGVDMPERGEVLELGKGRMIQDGSRVAILSFGTRLGEVMKACEALSARGITPTVADARFAKPLDSSLILDLATNHEALITIEEGAIGGFGSHVSHLLADHGVFDHGLKFRSMVLPDVFIDQASPEDMYATAGLNAADIEARVLDVLGVARIDSKRA from the coding sequence ATGTCGCAGCCACCGCTGACCCCGAACCCCGAGTCCCCGCTTTTGGATCGCGTGCAATCGCCCGCGGATCTCAAGGGATTTTCCGATGCTGAACTGACCCAATTGGCGCATGAGTTGCGCGCCGATACTATTGCGGCGGTTTCGGAAACCGGGGGGCACCTTGGCGCTGGCCTTGGCGTCGTGGAACTGACTGTTGCGCTGCACGCCGTCTTCGATGCCCCGCGTGACAAGATCATCTGGGACGTCAGCCATCAATGCTACCCGCATAAAATCCTGACCGGACGGCGTGATCGGATGCGCACCCTGCGCCAAAAGGGCGGGTTGTCGGGCTTCACCAAACGCTCCGAGTCCCCCTACGACCCCTTTGGTGCGGCGCATAGTTCCACCTCGATCAGTGCGGCCCTCGGCTTTGCCGTGGCGCGTGACTTGGGCGGGGCCTGCGACACGGGTCATGGTGATGCGATCGCCGTGATCGGTGACGGGGCCATGTCGGCGGGCATGGCCTTTGAGGCGCTTAACAACGCGGGCCACCTTGGTAAGCGCCTGATCGTCATCCTGAACGACAACGAGATGTCGATCGCCCCGCCGGTCGGGGCGTTGTCTTCCTACCTTTCACGTCTCTATGCCGGGGAGCCGTTCCAGGAATTCAAGGCCGCCGCCAAGGGGGCGGTGTCACTTCTGCCGCCGCCATTTCAGGAAGGGGCCAAGCGCGCCAAGGAAATGCTCAAGGGCATGACCGTGGGCGGTACCCTGTTCGAAGAACTGGGATTCAGTTATGTCGGCCCCATCGACGGCCACGACATGGATCAGCTTCTGCCGGTCCTGCGCACCGTTCGGCAACGCGCCAATGGCCCGATCCTCATTCATGTCTGCACCAAGAAGGGCAAAGGCTACGCTCCTGCCGAGACCCGTAGCGACGGCGGCCATGCCACGGCGAAATTCGATGTGGCGACGGGCGAACAGAAAAAAGCCCCCTCCAACGCCCCCAGCTACACCAAGGTCTTTGCCGAGGCGCTACTGCAAGAGGCCGCGCAAGACGACAAGATTTGTGCCATCACAGCGGCCATGCCCGATGGCACGGGTCTGGACCTCTTCGAAAACCGTTATCCCAGCCGTTGTTTCGATGTCGGCATCGCCGAACAACATGCCGTGACCTTTTCGGCCGGTCTGGCCGCAGGTGGGATGAAACCCTTTTGCGCGCTCTATTCCACCTTCCTGCAACGCGGCTACGATCAAGTCGTGCATGACGTGGCGATCCAACGCTTGCCCGTCCGCTTCGCGATTGACCGCGCCGGGCTTGTCGGGGCCGATGGCGCGACCCATGCCGGGAGCTACGATGTGGCGTTCCTGGCCAACCTGCCGGGGTTCACGGTCATGGCTGCCGCCGACGAGGCAGAGTTGAAACACATGGTCGCCACCGCCGTGGCCCATACCGACGGGCCGATTGCCTTCCGCTATCCGCGCGGGGAAGGTGAAGGGGTCGACATGCCCGAACGTGGTGAGGTGCTGGAGCTTGGCAAGGGCCGCATGATCCAAGACGGCAGTCGCGTGGCGATCCTGTCTTTCGGTACCCGTCTGGGTGAAGTGATGAAGGCCTGCGAAGCCCTTTCCGCGCGCGGCATTACGCCCACGGTGGCCGATGCCCGCTTTGCCAAGCCTCTCGATTCCTCGCTGATCCTCGATCTGGCGACCAATCACGAGGCGCTGATCACGATCGAGGAAGGCGCCATCGGAGGTTTCGGAAGCCATGTCAGCCATCTTTTGGCAGATCATGGCGTGTTCGATCACGGGCTGAAATTCCGCTCCATGGTCTTGCCTGATGTCTTCATCGACCAAGCCAGCCCCGAAGACATGTACGCCACCGCTGGCCTCAATGCCGCCGATATCGAAGCGCGGGTTCTGGATGTCTTGGGTGTGGCACGGATCGACAGCAAACGCGCCTGA
- a CDS encoding phosphotransferase, translating into MSNAPHATADNLEQVLNMTERFDAARATDSALEDVEIQDLLRVVKGKRAIIACTFAGHPAVMRMILEDDPDVSRREWEELSRIWPVMSDGPYRVVEPLHHSVAHNLLVVERAVGTPLLKLLWQSDKAERAQYMEPAARWLRLYTGGTEEWRGARHRRWLAKAERAAERQAFDNLRKIETEIIALLHQMADRMDGAEWRTAILHGDFHPNNLMARDGRLVGIDTGGSARMPIYKDMARFLVHMGRRGMMPSGKTRLGVDAIGLANMEEVFGLNAFERQFALPFMMGCEVLMRVETRKLSSSRIRRSEEMYNLFRDDLTDALGT; encoded by the coding sequence ATGAGCAATGCCCCCCATGCAACCGCCGATAATCTTGAGCAAGTACTGAACATGACCGAGCGGTTTGACGCGGCACGTGCAACAGATTCTGCCTTGGAAGACGTGGAGATTCAGGACTTACTGCGGGTGGTCAAGGGCAAGCGCGCGATCATCGCCTGCACCTTCGCTGGCCACCCGGCGGTGATGCGCATGATCCTTGAGGATGACCCAGACGTGTCGCGGCGTGAATGGGAGGAACTTTCCCGCATCTGGCCTGTAATGTCGGATGGGCCTTACCGCGTGGTGGAACCCCTGCATCATAGTGTAGCGCACAACCTTTTGGTGGTTGAACGTGCCGTGGGAACGCCGCTTTTGAAACTGCTTTGGCAAAGCGACAAAGCGGAGCGTGCGCAATACATGGAACCCGCGGCCCGATGGTTGCGGCTTTATACCGGCGGCACAGAGGAATGGCGTGGGGCACGGCATCGGCGGTGGTTGGCCAAGGCCGAGCGGGCCGCCGAGCGGCAAGCATTCGACAACTTGCGCAAGATCGAGACCGAGATCATCGCGCTTTTGCATCAGATGGCCGACCGCATGGATGGTGCCGAGTGGCGCACGGCCATTCTGCACGGGGATTTTCACCCCAACAACCTGATGGCACGGGACGGGCGGTTGGTGGGAATCGATACCGGCGGGTCGGCGCGGATGCCCATTTACAAGGACATGGCGCGGTTTCTGGTTCATATGGGACGGCGCGGCATGATGCCCTCGGGCAAGACGCGGTTGGGCGTGGACGCCATCGGGCTTGCCAATATGGAAGAGGTGTTTGGCCTCAATGCCTTTGAGAGGCAGTTTGCCCTGCCTTTCATGATGGGCTGCGAGGTGCTCATGCGGGTAGAGACGCGCAAACTTTCGTCGTCGCGCATCCGGCGGTCGGAAGAGATGTATAACCTCTTCCGGGATGATCTGACCGACGCCCTCGGGACATGA